CCGGGGGCATTGGCCCCGGTGGAGCGGACGGCAATGAGCCGATGGGTGGTTTGCGCGCGCCGGGTTACCGCGACGTCGATCTCGGAGTCTTCCGCGATTTCAAGCTTGAGCGCGGCGCCATCTTCCAACTCCGCGGCGAGGCTAACAACGTCTTCAACTTGGTGAACCTCAACCCGCCATCCGTGACCGGTCCTCCGCCGACGGTTGGAGCCGCGCCGTCCTCTTCGACCTTCGGCGTAATTACCAGCGCACTCAGTCCACGCATCATACAGGTGGGCGCGCGGCTGACCTTCTAAGAGGCCGGGCCTCTCTATACATGAACCGCGGACCGGATGAGGGATTTTCATCATAATTCTGATTCTGTGCCTGCTGCTTAACTGGATTACGGGCGATGCAGTGAAGCAGCTTTCGCACTCGAGAGGTGACTGACGAACAGGTTTGCCAACAGCCAAAATATCTTGTTCAGGAAAATACGCCCGTTCCGCCGCATTTCAAATCACCGGTACTGTCGATGGAAATAACGTTACCTGGCAAGGACTTCGCACATATCATGCGAAAGATGCATTACCGAGCTCGGCGCCCTACGTGGCTTCTTATCTCTGTCACACCGTGAGTAAGCCCCCACGTGATAAACCGGATTATCACGTAACAGACCAACTGCCAAGGGCAGGTTGGGAACACTTGCGCGCCTTGAAAAACCTATAACCGCTACCCATCCCCGTTTGAAGTCAGATACGATCGCCTCCGAAATATCTACGATCAAGGAAGCCCTGTGCGGATGGACCGTATATGCACGGAATTCCGTGCCTCTTAAGAAGGTCAACTGGGGTTGTTGATGTGAACGTCTTTTATCATTCACTGCCTGGATTGGCAAGCTCACGGCAGGTTTCGGGGTCACTTGTCCGAGATGGCGACTACACAGCCAAGTGGATCCCATGCAGATTCTATTCGCCGAATGCCTTGGACTTTGGCTGAAAGCCTGCGTCAGGGCATTCTGTCATGAAAGCATGGTGCAAAACCTCTGCCGCCGAATTCGATGGCAGTATAAAGACTTCTTGCGCGAGGTCCGCAAGGGCGACCGAGTCCTTAACGGCAAGCGGATGGTCCTCAGGTAGAGCGATCACGAGGGACTTCGGTTCGAGTTCACGCTAAGCGAAGCCCGCATCGGGTAGTGCGTACATCAGGCCAATATCGATCTCCCTGCTCCTTAATGCGGGTTTCTGGGCTGTGCCGCCTGATTCAATCAGAGTTACTTCGACCTCTGTCATGGATAAATTCGACAGCGTTCAAGCTTGGTCTACGATGCTCATTGGGCGGTCCCACTCATGATCTGTGCAAATCGCAGTGTTAAATGAGGGACGGACTCTGTCGGAACCGCTCCAGGCGGTGATGATCCATTGTGAATACAGCCATTGCAGAATGGACCACATTCTGTCACGGGCAATCAGGCACGGATGTCACGCAAGCGGTGAATCCGTTGACAGCCGATTTATTCAGACATATATACTTGTGCTCCGCCATAGAATCGGGAGTCTCCTATGCTTCATTACTGGCTTGGCATGGATCTCGTTTCAACAGCGCACACACATAAGCTGCTGAGAGCTACGTTTGTCTGTCTCCACGCAATCGTTGTTCTCACCTGGGCCGCGGATCCGTGGGCGCGAGCGCAAGCGGTAGGCGGGGGCCAGATTCAGGGCATCGTCACCGACCCAGCCGGAGCAGCGGTCGCCGATGCAACCATTGAAGCGGATCAGACAGACTCTGGGCTCAAGCGCACTGTCATCAGCAGTACCGAGGGGGGATACATCATTTCGAGTCTTCCCGTAGGTCCCTATCAACTTATCGTGTCAAAGACGGGATTTGAAACCTACCGCCAGTCGGGAATCGTCATTGAGGTCGGCAACAACCTGCACATCGACATTGTCTTCCGGTTAGGCGACGTCGCGCAGACTGTTAAAGTGAACGCCGACGCTTCCATGGTGCAGACTGAGGATCAATCTGTCTCACAGGTCATAGATCCACATCGTATCGTGGACATGCCGCTGAACGGGCGACAGGTTACGCAACTGATTCTGCTGGCTGGCGCGGCGACCTCTTCGCCAAGTGGCGACAACGTGGGCTCGAAGAACTATCCAAGCGAAGTCACGTTCTCGGTCGCCGGGAGTCAGGGAACCAGCACCGATTATCTAATGGACGGCGCCGACAACAACGACGCGTTCTCGAACGTGAATTTGCCGTTCCCTTTTCCTGATGCCATACAGGAGTTCAGCGTGCAGACATCGGGTCTGTCAGCCCAGTACGGCCTGCATCCTGGATCCGTTGTCAATATCGTCACACGCGCCGGCGGCAATGCGTTTCACGGCACACTTTTCAATTTCTTCCGCAATGGCGACCTGAACGCCATCTCTTATTTTTCGAACCGCAAGGATTCCCTCAAGCGCAATTATTTCGGCGGTGTTTTCGGAGGGCCGATTGTTCGCAATAATCTGTTTTTCTTCGGCGGCTATCAGGGAACACGGACAAGCCAGGAAGCTTACGACGTCACGAGCATCGTCCCGACCAAGGCCATTTTGAATGGTGACTGGACCGCGTGGGCCGCGGCGGAGAACAAGACACTTGGTGCGCCCTTCGTTAATAACAGAATCAGTCCGTCTGTATACAACAAATCGGCCATCGCCATTGCCCAAAATTATCTTCCAGTCTCTGCTGCTCCCAATGGCAAGCTAGTCTATGGAATCCCGAATCAACAAAGCGAAGACCAGTATATCGGGCGGATAGATTGGGATAAGAGCAACAATCAAACAGTCTTCACCCGTTACTACCTCACTCACTTTGATCAACCCGGATTCTTCAACAACAACCTGCTGTTAACCGTCACCCCGCAACTCAATGACCAGGAGCAGTCGCTCACTTTCGGCCACACCGACTCGTTCAGTTCAAATCTGGTCAACTCCTTCCATGCAGCCGGGACCCGCGTCTTCGTTACGCGTGGCCAGGCCTCTAATCTGATCAACCCGGGCACAGTCGGGATACAGGTCAGCACGCCGGTTCCCAATTACATCTATATGGCAGTCGTAGGCGACTTCACTGCCTCTTGCGGAACCTGCGAAACATATCAGGTCACAACGAACCAGGAAAACGTAGCCGAAGATCTATTCTGGACGAAGGGCAAGCACCATTTCGCGGTGGGGGCCAACATCATCCATCAACACCTGAATCTTCAAGGCACCAATAACGCCAACGGACAATTTACATTCAACGGCTCTTACACTGGTGATGCCATGGCGGACTTTCTATTGGGCGATCTCTACAGCCTGAATCAGGGAAATGATACGGGAAGCACCTTCAGCAAGAATGTATTTGCCGGCTATGGGCAGGACAGCTTCCAGGTTACGCCCAGATTCACACTGAACGCCGGCGTCCGCTGGGAGTCAGATCTGCCCGAGGTTGAAACCGCGGGCAGAGGCGAGAGTTTCTCCATCACCGCCTTCAATGCGGATACCACGTCCAAAGTCTTCAAAAGTGCGCCTCCAGGACTGTTGTTCTATGGCGACCCCGGAATTCCGAAGGGTTATATTCAGCACCATTTCGACCATTTCGAGCCCAGAATAGGATTTGCACTGGATCCGAGAGGGAAAGGCAAGGAAAGTCTGCGCGCGTCTTACACGTTGGGCTTCCAGACGCCAATTCTCTATTTGGAAAATCGTTTTGAAAATGATGCGCCCTACGGCGACGCGATCACGATAAACCCGGCGGCCGCCCTGTTCTCGAATCCCTACACTGACTATCTGGGCGGAAATCCGTTCCCCCAGCCCTTTCCGCCCAGCCGTAGAAGTGCTTTCTTCCCGATGGAGGGTTCCTACTTCGTATTCCCTATAACTATGAAGCCGAGTTATACCCAGGCATGGAACCTGACTCTTGAAAAACAACTTGGCAATAATTGGGAACTGACGGTTGCTTACCTGGGTAATCACGTCGTGCACATCCCCTCGGGCAATGAAGAGAATCCGGCCACCTATATTCCGGGCAATTGGAGCGGCCCGGGAAGCTGTGGTGCGCTCACCGTGTCGCCTGGGGATGGCAAGCCATGTTCCAACGTTGGCAACACTAATGCGCGCCGTATGACCGCGCTGACGAACCCGGCCACTGGCACCTATTATTCCGAGGTCAGCTACATGTACGATGGTTCTAGCAGTGTTTTTGATGGTTTGTTGCTCACCGTGCAGCATCGATTTGCCAAAAATTTCACGTTGCTGAGCAATTACACTCGGTCAAAGTGCCTCACTGGCGGCACGGATGTGGGCGACCTGGGAGGCAATACCTTCCAGAATCCTGCCAATCCCAGCGCCGACCGCAGTTACTGCGGCGCGGACCTGAGGAATAGTTTTGCGACGTCACTTGTGGCCAGAACCTCTCCCCAGGGCGGATCGATGATGCGGGCGCTGCTGGGTGGATGGCAGATCGCCCCGATTGTTACGGTGACTTCTGGGTCGCGGTTTACGCCCACGACGGGTACCGACAACTCGTGGACCGGAGTGGGCCAGGATCGGCCGAATCTTATCGCAGATCCATACGTGCGTGGTCAAGCACGGGCAGCCTGGCTAAATAAGGCTTCGTTCCAGGCGAATCCAATTGGAACTTTCGGAGAGACCAAGCCATATTCATTGGTGGGTCCGACATACGCGGATATCGATGCGGCCGTCACACGATTTTTTCCTCTCCCCGAGACGATGCAGCTTGAGTTCAGGACAGAGTGTTTCAATTGCGTGAATCATCCTAATCTTCTGCCGGGCAACGGGCCGGCTAACACGACGTTGACTGGCTCTCTCTTCGGCGCGATCACCACCTCCAATCCGCCGAGAATCCTGCAATTGAGCTTGAAGGTGCATTTCTAGAGCAATATGATGGACCCATTGAAAACCACTCGCCGGTCTCTTCGAGAAGGCGTGGAGACATCAATTAGATATTTCAATGCCACCCTCCCCAGGGGTATACAAGATCAGCTAACTCTTCGGTAGTTTCGCGTACTCGGCTTTCGCTTGCCGGTAGATCGGAATATCAGGGTCGGCATCCTTCCATAGCGTCAGGAAATCCTCGTACGATTTTCGGGCTGCGCCAGAATCGTGCATGAGGACCTGAGCACGCGCCAGTTGCAGAACAGAAAGACTGCCCGTTACGAAACCGAACCCAACCCCGGAATGATCGAGAACCTTTCGGAACTGATCTGCCGCCAACCGCCCTCGCTTCAATTGGAGATAGGCAACGCCTCGCAGGTACGCAGGATATGCATATTGGAAGACGTCGTTGAAGGCGAGATCGTAGGGTTCGACCGGCTGCAATATTGTGAGCGCAGCGGACGGATCCTTTTCGCTGAGCTTCATTGCGGATCGTACGCAGGGCAAGAGGAAGGCTTGAACTGAAAAGTCGTTGGGGTAGCGCTGGCTGATGGATTCCACCAGTTTCTGTGCCTGCTCCGTTTTTCCCGCGCGCGCGAATGCCAATGCGGCGAAGATGAAGGTCGCACGATCCTGGGTCTTCCCGAGGGCGTCAGCAGCCAGCAATTGAGCCTCTTCCGCATTCCCGTTCTCAGCTTCCCGTAGAGCGGCGATGTTCTCGAAATCGGCTGCGTCCGAGGATAATCCCGCCTTCATCGATGACTCTGCATCGATCTGCGTCAGGCGGTCAGCATTACGAGAACGACCGAAGAATCCTTCCGCCTTCGACTCCATGGATAGAACGTAGCGCCCCCGGACACGATCTTGAGATGCCCATGCCCACTCCTTCTGCATTTCGGTTTTGTCGTTTTGAAGAAATGCAAGCAACGCGTGGTCGTAGTGCAGACCGGGCGAATCCAATCCACGCGAGATCGCGTCGTCGTACGCTTCCTTCGCCTCATCGAATTTCTGTGCAAAGATCGCCTCAACCAAGAGATTTGTGAAAGTGGGGTTACTGGGAAGAAGTCTTGCTGCGTCGCGAAATTGAACTAACGCCTCATTGTGACGCCCCAGATACTTCAGGCAGGTACCAAGGTCTATTCGTGCGATAACGTCGCGGGGAAACGTGTGGACCCATTCCTCGCCGATGGCGCGGCCTTTTTCCCATTCGTTTCGGCCGACTCCGTAATACGCTGTCTCGACCTGAAACCGGCCGGGAATTGTTAGCCGGCTTCGCAGGTCGAAAGCCTTGGAAAAGCCGAGCGATGCAGGAGTTCCCTTACCCAGCCAGAAATTTCCGCTCCCATCTGCTGCATACGCCAGCGCAAAGTTTGGATCTTTTTCGAGGGCACGCTCATAGTCGCCGAGAGCACTGGGTATGTCTCCGCCCAGTTGCCTCTTATATCCCGAGGCCAGAAATGCGAGAGCGTCGGGTGAAGAACTGGTCGCTTGATCCAGAGGTTGATTGAATTTGCGCAGAGAGTCTTTCGATTCGCCGAGCTTTCCGCGCAGTTGGAAAGCGGACAAACCAAAGGTCCGAACGATGTCGTCCCGAGTCGCCGCTTGATTAGCGACGCGCCCCAACATCCTTCCAGATTGGCAGTCCTTGGCCTCCAAGCCCACGCGGAAACGATTACCATCGTCGGCAACAAAGCCCGAAATGACAGCGCGGCTATTCGTTTTCCGGCAGACTTGCAATGCGATCTGCGGGGTAATCTTTCCATTTTCGTCAAGGTGAAGCATACCCAGTGTTTCGCGAACTTTGTCAGTGCCCAGAAGGTATAGATACGGCGTCTGCTGCAAAGAAACTTGCAGCGCGAGGTTCATTCCATCCCCCAGAGCACTATCTCCCGTTTGGTTGTCCATGTCGGCAAGAACCAGCGTGTCGGAGGCAGCAAGTGTCACTTGGCTGTGAACACGCCAGTAAAGCGCGCCAGCAGCAGCTATCACCAAGAACGATGCAGCCACAACCAACAACTTTCGGGCCAAATGGCGGCCGGGACGCAATTCTTCCCGGAGCTGTAAAAGGTCCTTGTGCATCTCAGCAGCGGATTGGTAGCGGCGCGCACGATCCTTTTCAAGGGCCTTGGAGATGATGGTGTCGAGTCGACGCGGAAGAGCAGTCTTGGGCTCAAGTGTCGAGCCCAGTGCGCGGTGGAGAATGGCCTGATGAACTTCCTGGACAGAATCTCCCTCAAAAGCACGATGTCCGGTCGTCATTTCGTACAGGACCAGTCCAAACGAAAACAGGTCTGAGCGAGGATCTAGTTTTTCTTTTCGGATCTGCTCGGGAGACATGTAACTGGCCGTCCCCATCTGCGCGCCGGTGCGGGAAAGAGTGCTGTCGTGTGCTAGGACGGTCTGCGAGTTAGCTGAAACGAAGGGAGTTGTAGGCCCGTTCTCTTTCCCGGCTATTTCTTCTGACTCGACCAGCTTCGCCAATCCAAAATCAAGAATCTTCACTTGGCCGTGACAAGTGAGAAAGATATTCGCAGGCTTGATGTCGCGATGGACGATTCCTTTTTCGTGAGCAGCTTCAAGCCCGCTTGAGGTTTGCAGCGCGATCTCAAGCAATTGATCCAAAGCCACCTTGTTTGAACCGGGAGCAGCGAGATAATCGCGAAGGGTCTCGCCAGCAAGCAGTTCCATCACGATGACCGGCTGCCCTTCGAATTCCTCGATTTCGAAAATAGTGCAGATGTTGGGATGGTTCAGGGACGAAGCTGTCTCCGCTTCCCGTTGAAATCGCCTGAGAGGGACCGGGTCGCCTGCCAATTCCTCAGGCAGAAACTTGAGCGCAACACGGCGGCCCAACTTGAGATCTTCCGCCCTGTAGACCACCCCCATGCCACCTCCGCCAATGACTTCGAGGACGCGAAAATGGGAGATTTTCTTGCCGCTAAGTCCAGTCTTCAGGACTTGCGGTTGTGAACCATCTTCAGCTTGACGGTTACCTGGTTCGTCTTTTGGTAGATTCTCAAGCGGCTCAACCCGCTCCACGGGAACCATGAGCCGATAGCCTCGGCGGGGAATTGTCTCGATGTACCGGCACTCGACAGCGGAGTCTCCGAATACTCGCCGCAAGGTGGCAATAGCGACATTAATGCTGTTGTCAAAATCCACGATCGTGTCGTTCGGCCAAAGCCTTCGCTTAATCTCTTCGCGTGTCGCGACTTCGCCGCCGCAGTCGATGAGGAAGCGCAAAACACGGAACGGCTGCTCCTGGAGGAGCACTTTCCTGCCCTCGGAGTCCTCACCCAGCAAGCGCAACTCACCCGTCTTCAAATTGAGCTCGAATGCCCCGAGTCTCAGACGGGTTGGCTCGTTGATCTTCATTGAATCGGGGAAGTCCTGCCCTAGGATTCTTGCGAACCGGGAACCCAAAGGCGACAGCGGACACCCAAATTGTAACGGACACGGAGGAGAAGTCGTCTCAAATCCCCTCATTCTATAGGGTTTAATGCAATTAATCTTTAATTAAGACCCGTTCCATTTACTGCATCGACATGTCGGGCCAAATTGAAAAAGGCCGTTGAAGGAGTGATTTGGCCGGGTGGCGGCTTTCAGCCGGTTTGATACGTGCCGTCATTGAAGAGTCGCCACGCTCGCTTGCCATCCTCGTCCAGTCCCACATCGTTCGCCTGACAATTCTCAATGCAACCGAGAGGGAGTCCTTCCATGCTGAGGTCGGCACAGGTTTCTGACTCTGAAAATCGGATCAATTCAAATGGGTTTGCGGCTTCCACCGTGGCGATAGACAACCCGATCCCGATTGACGATCAGAGCCTATTTTTCCGCCAAATTGTCGACTCGTCCCCGGCGCTTCTCCATACAGCACGGCCGGATGGTTACCTCGATTTCTTTAATCAGACATGGCTCAACTTCACCGGCGTGCCGGTGAAGAGATTATTGGGATGGGGCTGGACTTCTTGTATTCATCCTGACGACGTCGAAGCCTTTGTGCAAAAGATGCGCGAGTCCTTTGCCAAGAGAGAGCCCTTTGAGGACACATCACGAGTGCGAAGAGCCGATGGTGTCTATCGATGGATGTTGCACCACAGAGTTCCGGTATTCAATGGTGCTGGAAACCTTATTAAGTGGAATGGTTCGAGTATCGACATTGATGATCGGAAGAGGGCAGAGGAACAACTCATAAAGGGCACCAAGGAATCGCAGAGGAGCGAGTTCTATTTAGCCGAAGCACAACGTCTCGGGCATATCGGGAGCTGGGTATTTGACCCTGCAACTGGATTCGAGCACTGGTCCCATGAGCTTTTTCAAATACACGGTCTTGATCCACTAAATGAACCGCCAAACTCTGAGCAATACCTGGCGCTCGTGCATCCTGAGGATCGCGAATTCATGGCCTCGATGATGAAGCGAATGCTCTCAGGCAGTTCTGGATTTGATGTGACTAAGCGCATCGTGCGTGCAGGCGGAGATGTTCGCTATGTCCGATGCGTCGGAACTGCGATTTCAGACAATCCCGC
The sequence above is a segment of the Acidicapsa acidisoli genome. Coding sequences within it:
- a CDS encoding TonB-dependent receptor, with the protein product MLHYWLGMDLVSTAHTHKLLRATFVCLHAIVVLTWAADPWARAQAVGGGQIQGIVTDPAGAAVADATIEADQTDSGLKRTVISSTEGGYIISSLPVGPYQLIVSKTGFETYRQSGIVIEVGNNLHIDIVFRLGDVAQTVKVNADASMVQTEDQSVSQVIDPHRIVDMPLNGRQVTQLILLAGAATSSPSGDNVGSKNYPSEVTFSVAGSQGTSTDYLMDGADNNDAFSNVNLPFPFPDAIQEFSVQTSGLSAQYGLHPGSVVNIVTRAGGNAFHGTLFNFFRNGDLNAISYFSNRKDSLKRNYFGGVFGGPIVRNNLFFFGGYQGTRTSQEAYDVTSIVPTKAILNGDWTAWAAAENKTLGAPFVNNRISPSVYNKSAIAIAQNYLPVSAAPNGKLVYGIPNQQSEDQYIGRIDWDKSNNQTVFTRYYLTHFDQPGFFNNNLLLTVTPQLNDQEQSLTFGHTDSFSSNLVNSFHAAGTRVFVTRGQASNLINPGTVGIQVSTPVPNYIYMAVVGDFTASCGTCETYQVTTNQENVAEDLFWTKGKHHFAVGANIIHQHLNLQGTNNANGQFTFNGSYTGDAMADFLLGDLYSLNQGNDTGSTFSKNVFAGYGQDSFQVTPRFTLNAGVRWESDLPEVETAGRGESFSITAFNADTTSKVFKSAPPGLLFYGDPGIPKGYIQHHFDHFEPRIGFALDPRGKGKESLRASYTLGFQTPILYLENRFENDAPYGDAITINPAAALFSNPYTDYLGGNPFPQPFPPSRRSAFFPMEGSYFVFPITMKPSYTQAWNLTLEKQLGNNWELTVAYLGNHVVHIPSGNEENPATYIPGNWSGPGSCGALTVSPGDGKPCSNVGNTNARRMTALTNPATGTYYSEVSYMYDGSSSVFDGLLLTVQHRFAKNFTLLSNYTRSKCLTGGTDVGDLGGNTFQNPANPSADRSYCGADLRNSFATSLVARTSPQGGSMMRALLGGWQIAPIVTVTSGSRFTPTTGTDNSWTGVGQDRPNLIADPYVRGQARAAWLNKASFQANPIGTFGETKPYSLVGPTYADIDAAVTRFFPLPETMQLEFRTECFNCVNHPNLLPGNGPANTTLTGSLFGAITTSNPPRILQLSLKVHF
- a CDS encoding protein kinase domain-containing protein codes for the protein MKINEPTRLRLGAFELNLKTGELRLLGEDSEGRKVLLQEQPFRVLRFLIDCGGEVATREEIKRRLWPNDTIVDFDNSINVAIATLRRVFGDSAVECRYIETIPRRGYRLMVPVERVEPLENLPKDEPGNRQAEDGSQPQVLKTGLSGKKISHFRVLEVIGGGGMGVVYRAEDLKLGRRVALKFLPEELAGDPVPLRRFQREAETASSLNHPNICTIFEIEEFEGQPVIVMELLAGETLRDYLAAPGSNKVALDQLLEIALQTSSGLEAAHEKGIVHRDIKPANIFLTCHGQVKILDFGLAKLVESEEIAGKENGPTTPFVSANSQTVLAHDSTLSRTGAQMGTASYMSPEQIRKEKLDPRSDLFSFGLVLYEMTTGHRAFEGDSVQEVHQAILHRALGSTLEPKTALPRRLDTIISKALEKDRARRYQSAAEMHKDLLQLREELRPGRHLARKLLVVAASFLVIAAAGALYWRVHSQVTLAASDTLVLADMDNQTGDSALGDGMNLALQVSLQQTPYLYLLGTDKVRETLGMLHLDENGKITPQIALQVCRKTNSRAVISGFVADDGNRFRVGLEAKDCQSGRMLGRVANQAATRDDIVRTFGLSAFQLRGKLGESKDSLRKFNQPLDQATSSSPDALAFLASGYKRQLGGDIPSALGDYERALEKDPNFALAYAADGSGNFWLGKGTPASLGFSKAFDLRSRLTIPGRFQVETAYYGVGRNEWEKGRAIGEEWVHTFPRDVIARIDLGTCLKYLGRHNEALVQFRDAARLLPSNPTFTNLLVEAIFAQKFDEAKEAYDDAISRGLDSPGLHYDHALLAFLQNDKTEMQKEWAWASQDRVRGRYVLSMESKAEGFFGRSRNADRLTQIDAESSMKAGLSSDAADFENIAALREAENGNAEEAQLLAADALGKTQDRATFIFAALAFARAGKTEQAQKLVESISQRYPNDFSVQAFLLPCVRSAMKLSEKDPSAALTILQPVEPYDLAFNDVFQYAYPAYLRGVAYLQLKRGRLAADQFRKVLDHSGVGFGFVTGSLSVLQLARAQVLMHDSGAARKSYEDFLTLWKDADPDIPIYRQAKAEYAKLPKS